Proteins encoded within one genomic window of Eurosta solidaginis isolate ZX-2024a chromosome 1, ASM4086904v1, whole genome shotgun sequence:
- the ATPsynO gene encoding ATP synthase subunit O, mitochondrial, with product MAAANNLAVLSRSFCVAAKSIKPPIQVFGLEGRYATSLYSAASKMQQLDQVEKDLNALQVALKSSASLRMAVTNPIINKKVMSTTLMDTVGKLKMAPATGNLLGLLAENRRLKNLDTVITAFKTIMAAHRGEVVCEVVSAKPLDSSQNKQLESALKAFLKGNQQLKITSRVDPSLIGGLIVSIGDKYVDMSIATKVKLYTDVITSSA from the exons ATGGCAGCCGCAAATAATCTTGCAGTTTTG aGCCGCTCTTTCTGCGTTGCAGCTAAAAGTATAAAACCACCTATTCAAGTATTTGGTCTCGAGGGTCGTTATGCCACTTCATTATATTCGGCTGCTTCCAAGATGCAGCAATTGGATCAGGTGGAAAAAGATTTGAATGCCCTCCAAGTGGCGTTAAAAAGCAGTGCTTCTTTACGCATGGCGGTTACCAATCCAATTATCAATAAGAAAGTTATGTCAACCACACTTATGGATACTGTCGGTAAATTGAAGATGGCACCAGCAACTGGCAACCTTTTAGGTTTATTGGCTGAAAACAGACGCTTGAAGAATCTTGATACAGTAATAACTGCCTTCAAGACAATTATGGCTGCGCATCGTGGTGAAGTCGTTTGTGAAGTTGTCTCTGCCAAACCATTAGACTCCTCACAGAACAAACAATTGGAATCAGCTCTTAAG GCATTCCTGAAAGGTAATCAACAGTTGAAAATTACATCTCGCGTAGATCCTAGCCTTATTGGGGGTTTAATTGTTTCTATTGGCGACAAATATGTGGATATGAGCATCGCTACAAAAGTAAAATTGTATACTGATGTAATTACTTCGTCAgcttaa
- the LOC137254635 gene encoding histone-lysine N-methyltransferase Su(var)3-9 isoform X1 → MSTTETQIGVNTNLQKQDLKNLDIENLTPLSPEVISRQATINIGTIGHVAHGKSTVVKAISGVQTVRFKNELERNITIKLERLNDETVRALLSSPLLLREFEAKLEAKRRRSLPLGHERLLSRSRKQKQRSNSADTQLTIASARSNSSISNSSLSRSYTPIRCNSTSPSSGYESHSECGTSVHGEHRGSYSTPRARIFTNAINALNRETPKLGGKKRNKPESESGDSLTGSEDIQSPLTKRQKLKQYKVKGEYIVERIESMESINGKPICFVKWLGYPSETNTWESFDNISECALLEPFIEARYEILELIIAQIITEIETEISEQGLVFDMNKLQVDELDKYDPLLLKADLILLAQFRASRSRSFREPEKIRKRVIDMMLTKPIYYRRKQQLKDLLTFQERMNQVEHTAPVTIENRVDLDVIDVVFKYIKESFAGKNVKMQEESPIGCKCENECAPLSSCCARMADSYFAYDKSGRLRIRPGEAIYECNSRCACDDECINRVIQRGRSNSLCIFRTSNGCGWGVRTEKVLRKGEYVCEYVGEIITSEEANDRGQTYDAIGRTYLFDLDYNTSGESVYTIDAALYGNISHFINHSCNPNLAVFPFWINNLDISMPRLAFFTLRPIKAGEELTFDYVRSDYENLSAAEKVSCRCGAENCRKVLF, encoded by the exons ATGTCTACGACAGAAACCCAAATAGGTGTTAATACAAACTTGCAAAAGCAGGATCTGAAAAACTTG gatatcgaaaatttgaccCCATTATCGCCAGAGGTCATTTCGCGTCAGGCCACGATCAATATTGGTACGATTGGACATGTAGCACACGGTAAATCCACGGTTGTGAAAGCTATTTCCGGAGTTCAAACTGTACGCTTTAAAAATGAATTGGAAAGAAACATCACCATCAAGCTCG AACGCCTAAACGATGAAACGGTACGCGCATTATTAAGTTCACCATTGTTACTACGAGAATTCGAAGCCAAATTGGAAGCAAAACGACGTAGAAGCTTACCACTTGGACACGAACGTCTTTTATCACGTTCACGTAAGCAAAAGCAACGCAGTAACAGCGCAGATACACAATTAACTATCGCATCAGCACGCAGCAATAGCAGCATTAGTAATAGCAGTCTCAGCAGGTCGTACACACCAATACGTTGCAATTCAACAAGTCCAAGTAGCGGCTATGAAAGTCATTCTGAATGTGGTACCTCAGTGCATGGTGAGCATAGGGGCAGCTACAGCACACCACGTGCTCGTATATTTACAAATGCTATAAATGCATTAAATAGGGAAACACCGAAATTAGGCGGAAAAAAGCGCAACAAACCCGAGTCTGAATCTGGTGATTCTTTGACGGGTTCTGAGGATATACAATCACCTCTAACgaaacgtcaaaaattaaaacaatataAAGTAAAAGGCGAGTATATAGTAGAACGCATAGAATCGATGgagtcgattaatggcaaacctATATGCTTTGTTAAATGGCTGGGCTATCCATCAGAAACCAATACTTGGGAATCGTTTGATAATATAAGCGAATGTGCATTGTTGGAACCATTTATTGAGGCGCGCTATGAAATACTTGAATTAATTATTGCACAAATAATAACTGAGATTGAAACTGAAATCAGCGAGCAAGGTTTAGTTTTTGATATGAATAAATTACAAGTAGATGAATTAGATAAATATGATCCATTGTTGCTAAAAGCCGATTTAATATTATTGGCGCAATTTCGTGCTAGTCGCTCGCGTAGCTTTCGTGAACCAGAAAAGATACGTAAACGTGTTATTGATATGATGTTAACCAAACCCATTTACTACCGACGCAAGCAGCAGTTAAAAGATTTGTTAACTTTTCAAGAACGCATGAATCAAGTTGAACACACAGCGCCAGTAACAATTGAGAATCGTGTGGATTTAGATGTTATTGATGTAGTTTTTAAATATATCAAAGAAAGTTTTGCTGGCAAAAATGTCAAAATGCAGGAGGAATCACCAATTGGTTGTAAATGTGAAAACGAATGTGCACCATTGTCATCATGTTGTGCACGTATGGCTGATAGTTATTTTGCATATGATAAGTCGGGACGTCTACGTATACGACCTGGCGAAGCTATCTATGAATGCAATAGCAGATGTGCATGTGATGATGAATGTATAAATCGTGTTATACAGCGTGGACGCAGTAATTCATTGTGCATATTTCGTACATCAAATGGTTGTGGTTGGGGTGTACGTACTGAAAAGGTATTGCGAAAAGGAGAGTATGTGTGCGAATATGTTGGTGAGATAATAACCAGTGAAGAAGCAAATGATCGTGGTCAAACATACGATGCAATTGGACGTACTTATCTTTTTGATTTAGATTATAATACATCTGGCGAGAGCGTCTATACAATTGATGCAGCGCTTTATGGGAATATATCACATTTTATTAATCATTCATGTAATCCTAATTTAGCTGTTTTTCCTTTTTGGATAAATAATTTAGATATTAGTATGCCACGTTTGGCATTTTTTACATTGCGTCCGATAAAAGCTGGCGAGGAATTAACATTTGATTATGTACGTAGTGATTATGAAAATTTATCGGCCGCCGAGAAGGTATCGTGTCGTTGTGGTGCCGAGAATTGTCGTAAAGTCTTGTTTTAA
- the Set gene encoding protein SET, with product MSSLPSKKAKLSNDGDGNSATANAPNEEESEALELIDACQNEIDALNEKASEEILKVEQKYNKLRKPCYEKRSELVKRIPNFWVTAFINHPQVSAILDEEEEECLHALTKLEVEEFEDIKSGYRIHFYFEENLYFENKILTKEFHLGTGNAENSDCPSSTSTPIQWKDGKDLIRSCMTKPYQQNKRKRPADYKTFFDWFSDNTDPVNDEIAELIKDDLWPNPLQYYLVPDIEVEPEDDEDDNEDNEEELFDDDDGEGEEDEDEDEK from the exons ATGTCAAGTCTGCCAAGCAAAAAAGCCAAATTGTCGAATGACGGTGATGGTAACTCAGCGACTGCAAATGCACCTAATGAAGAGGAGTCTGAAGCTTTGGAGCTAATTGATGCATGCCAGAATGAGATTGATGCGCTAAATGAGAAGGCGAGTGAAGAAATACTTAAAGTAgagcaaaaatataacaaattaaGGAAGCCATGCTATGAAAAGCGCAGCGAATTGGTCAAGAGGATCCCAAATTTCTGGGTGACAGCG TTTATTAATCATCCACAAGTATCTGCCATTTtggatgaagaagaagaagaatgccTGCATGCACTGACTAAGTTGGAGGTAGAAGAATTTGAAGATATTAAATCTGGATATCGCATTCATTTCTACTTTGAGGAAAATCTCTATTTCGAAAATAAGATCCTAACTAAAGAGTTTCACTTGGGAACTGGAA atGCGGAAAATAGCGATTGTCCATCGTCGACGAGTACTCCTATTCAATGGAAAGACGGCAAAGATCTTATAAGATCATGTATGACGAAACCTTATCAACAAAATAAACGGAAACGACCGGCAGACTATAAGACATTTTTCGATTGGTTCTCAGATAATACCGATCCAGTCAATGACGAGATTGCTGAATTAATCAAAGACGACCTCTGGCCAAATCCTCTTCAGTATTATTTGGTACCTGATATTGAGGTTGAGCCAGAAGATGACGAAGACGATAATGAAGACAATGAAG AGGAACTTTTTGACGATGATGATGGTGAAGGCgaagaagatgaagatgaag ATGAGAAGTAA